The Pantoea nemavictus genome includes a region encoding these proteins:
- a CDS encoding ABC-F family ATPase has product MLVSSNITMQFGSKPLFENISVKFGGGNRYGLIGANGSGKSTFMKILGGDLVPTGGNVSLDPNERIGKLRQDQFAFEQYSVLDTVIMGHNELWAVKQERDRIYALPEMSEEEGYKVADLEVEYGEMDGYSSESRAGELLLGVGIPVEQHYGPMSEIAPGWKLRVLLAQALFANPDILLLDEPTNNLDIDTIRWLEQVLNERNSTMIIISHDRHFLNMVCTHMADLDYGELRVYPGNYDEYMTAATQSRERLLSDNAKKKAQIADLQSFVSRFSANASKSRQATSRAKQIDKIKLEEVKASSRQNPFIRFDQDKKLFRNALEVEALTKGFDNGPLFNKLNLMLEVGEKLAILGANGIGKTTLLKTLIGEHTPDSGTVKWSENARIGYYGQDHAEDFAEDLTVFDWMSQWKQEGDDEQAVRSVLGRLLFGHDEINKPAKVLSGGEKGRMLFGKLMMQKPNILIMDEPTNHLDMESIESLNMALEMYEGTLIFVSHDREFVSSLATRVMEMKADRIVDFTGNYEDYLRSQGIV; this is encoded by the coding sequence GTGTTAGTTTCCAGCAATATCACCATGCAGTTCGGCAGTAAGCCGCTGTTCGAGAATATCTCCGTTAAATTTGGCGGCGGTAATCGTTACGGTTTAATCGGTGCGAACGGCAGCGGTAAATCAACCTTTATGAAAATACTGGGCGGCGACCTGGTTCCAACAGGTGGAAATGTTTCCCTCGATCCTAATGAGCGTATCGGTAAGTTACGCCAGGACCAATTTGCCTTTGAGCAATATAGTGTGCTGGACACCGTGATCATGGGCCACAATGAATTGTGGGCAGTGAAGCAAGAGCGTGACCGTATATATGCCTTGCCAGAAATGAGCGAAGAGGAAGGCTATAAAGTGGCCGACCTTGAAGTCGAATACGGTGAAATGGACGGTTACAGTTCGGAATCACGTGCCGGTGAATTATTACTGGGCGTGGGCATTCCCGTGGAGCAGCATTACGGCCCGATGAGTGAAATTGCGCCGGGCTGGAAATTGCGCGTGCTGTTAGCGCAGGCATTATTTGCTAATCCCGATATTTTGTTGCTCGATGAACCGACCAACAACCTGGATATAGATACCATTCGTTGGTTGGAGCAAGTGCTCAACGAACGTAACAGCACCATGATCATCATTTCGCATGACCGTCATTTCCTGAATATGGTTTGTACGCACATGGCGGATCTGGATTACGGCGAACTGCGCGTTTATCCGGGTAATTATGACGAATATATGACCGCGGCGACGCAGTCGCGCGAACGTTTATTATCGGATAATGCGAAGAAGAAAGCGCAAATTGCCGATCTGCAATCGTTCGTTAGCCGCTTTAGCGCCAACGCCTCTAAATCCCGTCAGGCGACTTCGCGTGCTAAGCAGATTGATAAAATTAAGCTGGAAGAGGTGAAAGCCTCCAGCCGTCAAAACCCGTTTATCCGTTTTGATCAGGATAAGAAGCTGTTCCGTAATGCGCTGGAAGTTGAGGCGCTGACCAAAGGTTTTGATAACGGTCCGCTGTTTAATAAGCTCAACCTGATGTTAGAAGTCGGCGAGAAATTGGCGATTCTGGGTGCTAACGGTATCGGTAAAACCACGCTGTTGAAAACGCTGATTGGTGAACATACTCCCGATAGCGGTACGGTGAAATGGTCTGAAAATGCACGCATCGGTTATTACGGTCAGGATCATGCGGAAGACTTCGCTGAAGATCTGACGGTATTTGACTGGATGAGCCAGTGGAAGCAGGAAGGCGATGACGAGCAGGCGGTGCGCAGCGTTCTCGGTCGTCTGCTGTTTGGTCATGATGAGATCAACAAGCCCGCTAAGGTGCTGTCCGGTGGTGAGAAGGGCCGCATGCTGTTTGGCAAGCTGATGATGCAGAAGCCGAACATTCTGATCATGGATGAACCGACTAATCACCTGGATATGGAATCGATCGAGTCGCTCAACATGGCGCTGGAAATGTACGAAGGCACCTTAATCTTCGTCTCGCATGACCGTGAGTTTGTGAGCTCGCTGGCCACGCGTGTGATGGAGATGAAAGCCGATCGTATTGTCGACTTCACGGGTAACTATGAAGATTACCTGCGCAGCCAGGGTATTGTTTAA
- the moeB gene encoding molybdopterin-synthase adenylyltransferase MoeB gives MSVELSDDEMLRYNRQIVLRGFDFDGQERLKAARVLLIGLGGLGCAAAPYLVSAGVGHLTLLDFDTVSLSNLQRQILHSDAKIGVAKVTSAQQPLAALNPHCQLEPIDAQLDDTQLSALIARHDAVVDCTDNVTTREQINRLCFQHQVPLISGAAIRMEGQLSVFTWQPGEPCYRCISRLFGEQVLSCVEAGVMAPLVGVIGAMQAMETLKVLTEFGKPASARLLMYDAMSAEFRSMRVAQDAHCEVCGKP, from the coding sequence ATGAGCGTGGAGTTGAGCGATGATGAGATGCTGCGCTATAACCGCCAGATTGTGCTGCGTGGCTTCGATTTTGATGGCCAGGAGAGACTCAAGGCGGCACGCGTGTTGCTGATTGGCCTCGGCGGATTGGGCTGCGCGGCGGCACCTTACCTGGTGTCGGCAGGCGTGGGCCATCTCACCTTGCTCGATTTCGATACCGTGAGCCTGAGCAACCTGCAACGGCAGATCCTGCACAGCGATGCAAAAATTGGCGTGGCGAAAGTCACCTCGGCACAGCAGCCGCTGGCGGCGCTTAATCCGCACTGCCAGCTCGAGCCGATTGATGCGCAGTTAGATGATACGCAGCTCAGCGCACTGATTGCCCGCCACGATGCCGTGGTAGATTGCACCGATAACGTCACTACGCGCGAGCAAATCAATCGCCTCTGTTTCCAGCACCAGGTCCCGCTGATTTCCGGTGCAGCGATTCGTATGGAAGGCCAGCTGAGCGTATTTACCTGGCAGCCCGGCGAGCCGTGCTATCGCTGCATCAGCCGCTTATTCGGCGAGCAGGTGTTGAGCTGTGTAGAAGCCGGGGTGATGGCACCGCTGGTGGGTGTGATCGGCGCGATGCAGGCGATGGAAACCCTAAAGGTGCTGACGGAGTTTGGCAAACCGGCCAGCGCGCGCTTACTGATGTATGACGCGATGAGCGCGGAATTCCGCAGCATGAGAGTCGCGCAGGATGCGCATTGTGAAGTTTGTGGCAAGCCTTAA
- the moeA gene encoding molybdopterin molybdotransferase MoeA, protein MEPFTAGLISLEDAQQKMLQQLTPISDSLNVSLFEAAGRITAKPINSPLDVPSFDNSAMDGYAVRLADSAADRVLPVAGKAFAGAPFNGEWPAGSVIRIMTGAPIPAGCDAVVMQEQTLQRDGGIVITAPLQEGQNIRRIGEDIQAGKQVLDAGVRLGAAELPLLASLGIAEVSVLRKLRVAIFSTGDELQAVGQPLAAGQIYDTNRFTVALMLNKLGCEVIDLGVIADDQAALRTAFTEADRQADVVISTGGVSVGEADFTRAMLEELGAITFWKLAIKPGKPFAFGRLANSWFCGLPGNPVSAAVTFYQLVQPLLATLTGQTTRIMPLRQRARATQRLKKSPGRLDFQRAIFSRGDDGELEVRSTGAQGSHVFSSFALANCFVVLERDRGDVEPGEWVEIEAFNSLLEG, encoded by the coding sequence ATGGAACCTTTTACCGCAGGATTAATCTCCCTCGAAGACGCGCAGCAAAAGATGCTGCAGCAGTTAACGCCGATTAGCGATTCGCTGAACGTTTCGCTGTTTGAAGCCGCCGGGCGCATCACCGCTAAACCGATTAACTCACCGCTCGATGTGCCCTCTTTTGATAACTCAGCCATGGACGGTTACGCCGTTCGTCTGGCGGATAGCGCAGCCGATCGCGTGTTGCCGGTGGCGGGAAAAGCCTTCGCCGGTGCGCCCTTTAACGGCGAGTGGCCAGCGGGCAGCGTGATTCGCATTATGACCGGCGCGCCGATTCCCGCCGGTTGTGATGCCGTGGTAATGCAGGAGCAAACCTTGCAGCGCGACGGCGGCATTGTGATTACCGCACCGCTGCAGGAAGGGCAAAATATCCGCCGCATCGGCGAAGATATTCAGGCGGGAAAACAGGTGCTGGATGCCGGTGTGCGCCTTGGTGCCGCCGAGTTGCCGTTGCTGGCGTCGCTGGGCATCGCCGAAGTGAGCGTGCTGCGTAAACTGCGTGTGGCGATCTTCTCGACTGGTGATGAACTGCAGGCGGTGGGTCAGCCATTAGCCGCTGGCCAGATTTACGATACCAACCGTTTCACCGTCGCGCTGATGCTCAACAAACTGGGCTGCGAAGTGATCGATCTTGGCGTGATTGCTGACGACCAGGCGGCGCTGCGTACCGCCTTTACCGAAGCCGATCGTCAGGCCGATGTGGTGATCAGCACCGGCGGCGTGTCGGTCGGCGAGGCCGATTTCACCCGCGCGATGCTGGAGGAGCTGGGCGCTATCACCTTCTGGAAACTGGCGATCAAGCCGGGCAAACCCTTTGCCTTTGGACGGCTGGCGAACAGCTGGTTCTGCGGCCTGCCGGGTAATCCGGTCTCGGCAGCGGTGACGTTCTATCAGCTGGTACAGCCGCTGCTGGCGACGCTCACTGGCCAAACCACGCGCATCATGCCGCTGCGTCAACGCGCGCGCGCCACGCAACGCCTGAAGAAATCCCCGGGTCGTCTCGACTTCCAGCGTGCCATTTTCAGCCGTGGTGACGACGGCGAGCTGGAAGTGCGCAGTACCGGCGCGCAGGGTTCGCACGTCTTCAGCTCCTTTGCGCTGGCCAACTGTTTTGTGGTGCTCGAGCGCGATCGCGGTGACGTTGAGCCCGGCGAGTGGGTAGAAATTGAAGCCTTCAACAGCCTGCTGGAGGGCTAA
- a CDS encoding isoaspartyl peptidase/L-asparaginase family protein, whose amino-acid sequence MAKAVIAIHGGAGAITRAAMSAEKEQHYRQQLTAIVTAGQQILAADGSALDAVTEAVRLLEECPLFNAGKGAVFTHQGTHELDASIMDGRTLDVGAVAGVSHIRNPILAARKVLENSPHVLFIGAGAEAFAAEQGLEPVNADYFSTPERWEQLQRALHSQQMVLDHDGEANSHSDDPLDPDRKFGTVGAVALDLQGNLAAATSTGGMTNKQAGRVGDSPLVGAGCYASNDSVAVSCTGTGEVFIRTLAAYDVAAQMHYAGRSLQQATANVIHDKVQELEGSGGLIAIDAAGNVALPFNSEGMYRGFAYVEGDVEVAIYRDS is encoded by the coding sequence ATGGCTAAAGCAGTTATCGCAATTCACGGCGGTGCCGGCGCGATTACGCGCGCGGCAATGAGCGCCGAAAAAGAGCAGCACTATCGTCAGCAACTCACCGCAATCGTTACCGCAGGCCAGCAGATTCTTGCGGCGGATGGAAGTGCACTCGATGCGGTGACCGAAGCGGTTCGCTTGCTGGAAGAGTGTCCGTTGTTCAACGCCGGCAAAGGTGCGGTGTTCACCCATCAAGGCACGCACGAACTGGATGCCAGCATTATGGATGGTCGCACGCTCGATGTGGGGGCGGTTGCGGGCGTCAGCCACATTCGTAATCCTATCCTCGCCGCGCGTAAGGTGCTGGAAAATAGCCCGCACGTGCTGTTTATCGGGGCGGGCGCAGAAGCCTTCGCTGCCGAGCAGGGCTTAGAACCGGTTAATGCCGATTACTTCTCCACGCCAGAGCGCTGGGAGCAGCTGCAGCGCGCGCTGCACAGCCAGCAGATGGTGCTCGATCATGATGGTGAAGCTAACAGCCACAGCGATGATCCGCTGGACCCGGATCGCAAATTTGGCACCGTGGGTGCGGTAGCGCTCGATCTTCAAGGTAATCTGGCGGCCGCCACGTCAACCGGTGGCATGACCAACAAACAGGCCGGTCGCGTCGGCGACTCACCGCTGGTGGGCGCAGGTTGCTATGCCAGCAACGACAGCGTGGCGGTCTCCTGTACCGGCACCGGCGAAGTGTTTATCCGTACGCTCGCCGCCTACGACGTGGCGGCGCAGATGCATTACGCCGGACGCTCGCTGCAGCAGGCCACTGCCAATGTCATTCACGACAAAGTGCAGGAACTGGAAGGCAGCGGCGGGCTGATCGCCATTGACGCCGCAGGCAATGTGGCGCTGCCGTTTAACAGCGAAGGTATGTATCGCGGATTCGCCTATGTTGAGGGTGACGTTGAGGTAGCGATTTACCGCGACAGCTAA
- the gsiA gene encoding glutathione ABC transporter ATP-binding protein GsiA — MTDQQLQFAPEQVLAVRDLNVRFEHEGRITEAVRNLSLDLHRGETLALVGESGSGKSVTSLALMRLIQQAGGDVSGEIQLRRRNGEVLDVMRASSGQMRKVRGADMAMIFQEPMTSLNPVFTVGEQIAESIRLHQGKSHQQALAEARRMLDLVRIPEAQNVLGRYPHQLSGGMRQRVMIAMALSCKPALLIADEPTTALDVTIQAQILQLIRVLQKEMQMGVIFITHDMGVVAEMADRVQVMYRGDVVERAPVQQLFADPQQPYTRALLAAVPKLGAMHGQALPAKFPLLHANGREERAQPQDTVRHDRPPILQVRDLVTRFDIRGGLLNRVKRRVHAVEKVSFDLYAGETLALVGESGCGKSTTGRSLLRLVASQGGTITFDGQRIDALQGNALASLRRDIQFIFQDPYASLDPRLTVGFSIMEPLLVHQTMDRRQAEKRVAWLLERVGLLPEHAQRYPHEFSGGQRQRICIARALALNPKVVIADESVSALDVSIQAQIINLMLDLQREFGIAFLFISHDMAVVERISHRVAVMYLGQIVEMGPRQAVFEQPRHPYTKKLMAAVPVADPAHRHRERALMVDEIPSPIRPLGDEPEVAPLLEVAPGHFVARHAISGA, encoded by the coding sequence ATGACGGACCAACAGCTGCAGTTTGCGCCGGAGCAGGTTCTGGCGGTGCGCGATCTTAACGTACGCTTCGAGCATGAAGGGCGCATTACCGAAGCGGTGCGTAACCTGTCGCTCGACCTGCATCGCGGTGAAACGCTGGCGCTGGTGGGTGAATCGGGATCGGGCAAATCCGTCACCTCGCTGGCGCTGATGCGTCTGATTCAACAGGCCGGTGGCGATGTGAGCGGTGAAATTCAGCTGCGTCGCCGTAATGGCGAGGTGCTGGATGTGATGCGCGCTTCCAGCGGTCAGATGCGCAAGGTGCGCGGCGCCGATATGGCGATGATCTTTCAGGAGCCGATGACCTCGCTTAACCCGGTGTTCACCGTCGGCGAGCAGATAGCGGAATCTATCCGTCTGCATCAGGGGAAAAGCCACCAACAGGCGCTGGCCGAAGCGCGCCGCATGCTCGATCTGGTGCGTATTCCGGAAGCGCAAAATGTGCTGGGGCGCTATCCGCATCAACTCTCCGGCGGCATGCGTCAGCGCGTGATGATCGCGATGGCGCTGTCGTGCAAACCGGCGCTGCTGATTGCCGATGAACCGACCACCGCACTCGACGTCACGATTCAGGCGCAGATCCTGCAGCTGATCCGCGTGCTGCAAAAAGAGATGCAGATGGGGGTGATTTTTATCACCCACGACATGGGCGTGGTGGCAGAGATGGCCGATCGCGTGCAGGTGATGTATCGCGGTGATGTGGTTGAACGCGCGCCGGTGCAGCAGCTGTTTGCCGATCCGCAGCAGCCCTATACCCGCGCGTTACTGGCAGCGGTGCCGAAGCTGGGCGCGATGCACGGCCAGGCGTTGCCGGCAAAATTTCCCTTACTGCATGCCAATGGCCGCGAAGAGCGGGCACAACCCCAGGATACGGTGCGCCACGATCGTCCGCCGATTTTACAGGTCCGCGATTTGGTTACGCGTTTCGATATTCGCGGCGGGTTGCTCAATCGCGTTAAGCGCCGCGTGCACGCGGTGGAGAAAGTCAGTTTTGATCTCTACGCCGGTGAAACGCTGGCGCTGGTGGGCGAATCCGGCTGTGGTAAATCCACCACCGGACGCTCACTGCTGCGGCTGGTGGCCAGCCAGGGCGGCACTATTACCTTTGACGGCCAGCGCATTGATGCGTTGCAGGGCAATGCGCTGGCGTCGCTGCGCCGCGATATCCAGTTTATCTTCCAGGATCCTTACGCCTCGCTCGATCCGCGGTTGACCGTAGGTTTTTCCATTATGGAACCGCTGCTGGTGCATCAAACGATGGATCGTCGTCAGGCGGAGAAGCGCGTCGCCTGGCTACTGGAACGCGTTGGCCTGCTGCCGGAACATGCGCAGCGCTATCCGCACGAATTCTCCGGCGGTCAGCGCCAGCGCATCTGCATTGCTCGCGCGCTGGCGCTCAATCCCAAAGTGGTGATCGCCGATGAATCGGTGTCGGCGCTGGATGTATCGATTCAGGCGCAGATCATTAATCTAATGCTCGATTTGCAGCGTGAGTTTGGTATCGCCTTCTTATTTATTTCGCACGATATGGCGGTGGTGGAACGCATCAGCCATCGCGTGGCGGTGATGTATCTTGGACAGATCGTGGAGATGGGACCGCGTCAGGCGGTGTTTGAACAGCCGCGTCATCCTTACACCAAAAAACTGATGGCCGCGGTGCCAGTGGCCGATCCGGCCCACCGGCATCGTGAGCGGGCGCTGATGGTGGATGAGATCCCCAGCCCGATTCGCCCGCTGGGTGATGAGCCGGAAGTGGCGCCCTTACTGGAAGTAGCACCGGGCCATTTTGTCGCCCGCCACGCTATTAGCGGCGCCTGA
- the gsiB gene encoding glutathione ABC transporter substrate-binding protein GsiB, whose protein sequence is MHHIMRKGVITAGLLSSALALPAWAAKDAVIAVASTFTTLDPYDANDTLSQAVAKSFYQGLFGFDKDMKLTNVLAESYQASSDGLTYTIKLRSGVKFQDGTDFNADAVKVNLDRASNPDNHLKRYNLFKYIATTEVVDPTTVKITLKQPFSAFINNLAHPAAVMISPTALNKYGKDIGFHPVGTGPFAFDTWNQTDFVKVKKWEGYWKKGYPKLDSITWRPVVDNNTRAAMLQTGEASFAFPVPFEQAKLLQGNSKLDVVTTPSIMQRYISLNVTQKPFDNPKVREALEYAINRQALAKVAFAGYATPATGIVPPTIDFAQSYPAIKYDPAKARELLKEAGFPNGFETTLWSSHNHSTAQKVLQFTQQQLAQVGVKVKVTAMDAGQRAAEVESKGQKESGVRMFYTGWSASTGEADWALTPLFATTSWPPAIFNTAFYSNPQVDKDLGDALKTTDRDQKAKLYKDAQDRIWNDHPWIPLVVEQLLSANNKNLSGFYVMPDTSFNFDEADLK, encoded by the coding sequence ATGCACCATATTATGCGAAAAGGGGTTATCACTGCCGGTTTGTTGAGTTCGGCGCTGGCGCTGCCCGCGTGGGCGGCGAAAGATGCGGTGATTGCGGTGGCCTCAACCTTTACCACGCTCGATCCTTACGATGCCAACGACACGCTGTCACAGGCGGTGGCGAAGTCTTTCTATCAGGGCTTATTCGGCTTTGATAAAGACATGAAGCTGACCAACGTACTGGCGGAAAGCTATCAGGCGAGCAGCGATGGCCTGACGTACACCATCAAGCTGCGTTCCGGTGTGAAATTCCAGGATGGCACCGATTTCAATGCCGACGCGGTGAAAGTTAACCTCGATCGCGCCAGCAATCCGGACAACCATCTCAAGCGCTATAACCTGTTCAAATACATCGCCACCACTGAAGTGGTTGACCCAACCACGGTGAAGATCACCCTGAAGCAGCCGTTCTCGGCCTTCATCAACAACCTGGCGCACCCGGCGGCGGTAATGATTTCGCCAACCGCGCTGAATAAATATGGCAAGGATATCGGCTTCCATCCGGTCGGAACCGGCCCGTTTGCCTTTGATACCTGGAATCAGACCGACTTCGTGAAAGTGAAGAAGTGGGAGGGCTACTGGAAAAAAGGTTATCCGAAGCTGGATAGCATTACCTGGCGTCCGGTGGTGGATAACAACACCCGCGCGGCGATGCTGCAAACCGGTGAAGCAAGCTTTGCCTTCCCGGTGCCGTTCGAGCAGGCCAAACTGCTGCAAGGTAACAGCAAGCTCGATGTGGTGACCACGCCGTCGATCATGCAGCGCTACATCAGCCTCAACGTCACGCAAAAGCCGTTTGATAATCCGAAGGTGCGTGAAGCACTGGAGTACGCGATTAACCGTCAGGCGCTGGCAAAAGTGGCGTTTGCGGGTTATGCCACGCCAGCAACCGGCATCGTGCCGCCGACCATCGATTTTGCGCAGAGCTATCCGGCGATTAAATACGATCCGGCTAAAGCGCGCGAATTGCTGAAAGAAGCGGGCTTCCCGAACGGTTTCGAAACCACCTTGTGGTCATCGCATAACCACAGCACCGCGCAGAAAGTACTGCAGTTCACCCAGCAGCAGCTGGCGCAGGTGGGCGTGAAGGTCAAAGTGACGGCGATGGATGCCGGTCAGCGCGCGGCTGAAGTGGAGAGCAAAGGGCAGAAAGAGAGCGGTGTACGTATGTTCTATACCGGCTGGTCGGCGTCAACCGGGGAAGCCGATTGGGCGCTGACGCCGCTGTTCGCTACCACGTCCTGGCCGCCAGCGATCTTTAACACCGCCTTCTACAGCAATCCGCAGGTGGATAAAGATCTCGGCGATGCACTAAAAACCACCGATCGCGACCAGAAAGCCAAACTGTATAAAGACGCACAGGATCGCATCTGGAACGACCATCCGTGGATCCCGCTGGTGGTCGAGCAACTGCTGTCTGCCAACAATAAAAACCTCAGCGGTTTTTATGTCATGCCCGATACCTCATTCAATTTTGATGAGGCGGATCTGAAGTAA
- the gsiC gene encoding glutathione ABC transporter permease GsiC, protein MLNYFLKRLLGLIPTLLIVAVLVFLFVHLLPGDPARLIAGPEADASVVALVRQDLGLDQPLIKQFWHFMLNAVQGDFGHSLVSKRPVIDEIAARFFPTLWLTLSSMVWAVIFGMAIGITSAVWRNRWPDRIGMTLAVSGISFPAFALGMLLMQVFSVQLGWLPTVGADSWKHYILPSITLGAAVAAVMARFTRASFVEVMQEDYMRTARAKGVRESLVVVKHGLRNAMIPVVTMMGLQFGFLLGGSIVVEVVFNWPGLGRLLVDSVEMRDYPVIQAEVLLFSLEFILINLIVDVLYAAINPAIRYK, encoded by the coding sequence ATGCTCAACTATTTTCTCAAACGATTACTGGGATTGATTCCCACGCTGCTGATTGTCGCGGTGCTGGTGTTCCTGTTTGTTCACCTGCTGCCGGGCGATCCGGCGCGCCTGATTGCTGGCCCGGAAGCGGATGCCTCGGTAGTGGCGCTGGTGCGTCAGGATCTCGGCCTCGATCAGCCGCTGATCAAGCAGTTCTGGCACTTCATGCTCAATGCGGTGCAGGGCGATTTCGGTCATTCGCTGGTCTCGAAGCGTCCAGTGATTGATGAAATTGCCGCGCGCTTTTTCCCTACGCTATGGCTCACGCTGAGCAGCATGGTGTGGGCGGTTATTTTCGGCATGGCGATTGGTATCACCTCGGCGGTATGGCGCAATCGCTGGCCGGATCGTATCGGCATGACGCTGGCGGTGTCGGGGATTTCGTTCCCGGCCTTCGCGCTCGGCATGCTGCTGATGCAGGTGTTTTCGGTGCAGCTGGGTTGGTTGCCTACCGTCGGAGCCGATAGCTGGAAACACTACATTTTGCCGTCAATCACGCTGGGTGCCGCGGTGGCGGCGGTGATGGCGCGCTTCACCCGCGCCTCATTCGTGGAGGTGATGCAGGAAGATTACATGCGCACCGCCCGCGCCAAAGGGGTACGCGAATCACTGGTGGTGGTGAAACACGGCCTGCGTAACGCGATGATTCCGGTGGTGACCATGATGGGCCTGCAGTTTGGTTTCCTGCTGGGCGGCTCGATTGTGGTGGAAGTGGTGTTCAACTGGCCAGGCTTAGGCCGCTTGCTGGTGGATTCGGTTGAGATGCGCGATTACCCGGTGATTCAGGCCGAAGTGTTGCTGTTCTCGCTGGAGTTCATCCTGATTAACCTGATTGTCGATGTGCTGTACGCGGCAATCAACCCGGCAATTCGCTACAAGTAA
- the gsiD gene encoding glutathione ABC transporter permease GsiD codes for MKNWRRAAALKTMPTITENRVRTPWREFWRRFRRQHVALLAGLFVLLLIVVAFIAPMMAPFDAENYFDYDRLNEGPSLMHWFGVDSLGRDIFSRVLVGTRISLIAGFFSVAIGALIGTVLGLLAGYYEGWWDRITMRICDVLFAFPGILLAIAVVAIMGSGMSNVIVAVAIFSIPAFARLVRGNTLVLKHQTYIESARSIGASDWTIIMRHILPGTVSSIVVYFTMRIGTSIITAASLSFLGLGAQPPTPEWGAMLNEARADMVIAPHVAIFPSLAIFLTVLAFNLLGDGLRDALDPKLKT; via the coding sequence TTGAAGAACTGGCGACGTGCCGCGGCATTAAAGACCATGCCGACCATCACGGAAAACCGGGTACGCACGCCGTGGCGCGAATTCTGGCGGCGTTTTCGCCGTCAGCATGTGGCGCTGCTGGCCGGACTGTTTGTGCTGCTGTTGATTGTGGTGGCGTTTATCGCGCCGATGATGGCGCCGTTTGATGCGGAAAACTATTTCGATTACGACCGGCTGAATGAAGGGCCATCGCTAATGCACTGGTTTGGCGTCGATTCGCTGGGGCGCGATATCTTCAGCCGTGTGCTGGTGGGGACGCGCATCTCGCTGATTGCCGGTTTCTTCTCGGTGGCGATTGGCGCGCTAATTGGCACGGTGTTAGGTTTGCTGGCCGGTTACTACGAAGGCTGGTGGGATCGCATCACCATGCGTATCTGCGATGTGCTGTTCGCCTTTCCCGGCATTCTGCTGGCGATAGCGGTGGTGGCGATCATGGGCAGCGGCATGAGCAATGTGATTGTCGCGGTTGCGATTTTCAGTATTCCTGCTTTTGCCCGTTTGGTGCGCGGCAACACGCTGGTACTGAAGCATCAAACCTATATTGAGTCGGCGCGCAGCATTGGGGCGTCGGACTGGACCATTATCATGCGACACATTCTACCCGGCACGGTGTCGTCGATTGTGGTCTATTTCACCATGCGGATCGGCACATCAATTATCACTGCGGCGAGCTTGTCGTTTCTGGGGTTGGGCGCTCAGCCGCCAACGCCAGAGTGGGGCGCGATGTTGAATGAGGCGCGCGCCGATATGGTCATTGCGCCGCACGTGGCGATTTTCCCCAGCCTGGCGATTTTCCTTACCGTGCTGGCGTTTAATCTGCTGGGTGATGGCTTGCGCGATGCGCTTGATCCGAAATTGAAGACCTAA
- a CDS encoding IS110 family transposase — protein sequence MFCLGIDVSKNKLDLCLFPGNGKKKTKSIKNQVGVERDICDWLQKQKCPPEQVMVVMEATSVYHENVAYGLHGNTPVTVCIGNPQRVREFARGMGILTKNDAVDAWVLARYGELKQPDAWVPPPPEVRKLKDLLRLRDAIVEDVQRATNRLEKANSTQTAGEVTDSLERTKKSHEKELKRINALIDDHMDKNDGLKDDLKLLESIKGIGGVVGTTMLSVLRTCQFRNAGQVAAWLGVVPVEKTSGSSVRGLARMSKTGPADVRAKLYMAAIVAARWNRPVRALYERLMAKGKPAKVALGAVMRKLVHLCFGVLKTREPWNENYVATA from the coding sequence ATGTTCTGTCTTGGTATTGATGTCAGCAAAAACAAACTCGACCTCTGCCTGTTCCCCGGCAACGGCAAAAAGAAAACGAAATCCATCAAAAATCAGGTCGGCGTAGAACGTGACATCTGCGACTGGCTCCAGAAGCAGAAGTGCCCGCCAGAGCAGGTGATGGTGGTGATGGAAGCGACCAGCGTCTATCACGAAAACGTCGCTTACGGGCTGCACGGGAACACGCCCGTGACGGTCTGTATCGGCAATCCGCAACGGGTCAGGGAGTTTGCCCGCGGAATGGGTATCCTGACCAAAAATGACGCGGTCGACGCCTGGGTGCTGGCCCGTTACGGCGAGCTGAAACAGCCCGATGCCTGGGTTCCGCCGCCACCGGAAGTCCGCAAGCTGAAAGACCTGCTGCGTCTGCGTGACGCCATCGTTGAAGATGTGCAGCGCGCGACGAACAGGCTCGAGAAGGCGAACTCAACCCAGACGGCGGGCGAGGTGACCGACTCGCTTGAAAGAACAAAAAAATCGCATGAAAAGGAGCTGAAGCGAATAAACGCGCTGATTGACGACCACATGGATAAGAATGATGGTCTGAAAGATGATCTTAAGCTGCTGGAGTCGATAAAAGGTATCGGCGGCGTAGTGGGAACGACCATGCTGTCGGTGCTGCGTACGTGCCAGTTCCGCAATGCGGGTCAGGTAGCGGCGTGGCTGGGCGTGGTGCCGGTCGAGAAGACGTCAGGCAGTTCGGTGAGAGGGCTGGCCCGGATGTCGAAAACCGGTCCCGCCGACGTGAGAGCGAAGCTGTATATGGCCGCGATAGTAGCGGCAAGGTGGAATCGCCCCGTAAGAGCGCTGTATGAAAGGCTGATGGCGAAGGGCAAGCCAGCCAAAGTGGCGCTGGGAGCGGTGATGCGCAAACTGGTCCATCTCTGCTTCGGTGTGCTTAAAACACGAGAGCCGTGGAACGAAAACTACGTAGCTACCGCTTGA